In a single window of the Lineus longissimus chromosome 4, tnLinLong1.2, whole genome shotgun sequence genome:
- the LOC135486495 gene encoding uncharacterized protein LOC135486495 isoform X1, with protein MLSAQKTKMDHLAYGICCILLMIGHLDANTSPVKAPVPVKAPVPAKAPVPVKAPVPVKAPVAPANTKEFGLDAAQRTKIVDDHNTLRSALPAADMARIAWWTEGAKEAGKLVATCSEKVVTKFGQVVIFSTAAGFKPEGLVDEVKKQQNAYSDVTNQCIYKAGKCEDYRQIIVGSNKFVGCALKSCAAGTFTKADGKKEAKAVQLIICLYPAQADTGQQKHQYTKGTHCTKCDTISPGLWCKDQLCTSQDQCTDDVAVCVSVDSAKCTSDANAKKKCPMKCKTCTCKLECENCGKQSPQGCGCDCIPGYYGGICREPCKDHSTTNCTKDTVHTCQLYTKKRDMCPLLCGLCQYEANPACKAPPGPTSLNQVSNAIMDAGRTIDCRKEIWCLKGRPYLHGSTCKCRCQDGWQGKLCNKKTIDAENGVILTIQGNKDKYGSIQAKLRELIANEMNKFCKENINRCCPFERDQNNISKDAKYTDINRIRVGTGYPDFAKDGTFTLLIYAMYQPDNSLCTDIGTKLKRKKREVTTGCLVGFRKINDKCTYDVKVPRQIIYDSLRNRRSEMNKDMCCGAVIDTVTLAAAYVKPYVNQRADIKTVFHDWERILIIMGIIMGGFMIFIVLAIFYTNKKTQTKLMLATERESKKGDNFLMRMEQTKQQKLQQEKDSRIAYEREMRRINPQWTPDDDIPAQAEVGYEPYNTGPSAHKGGFEHEHDCPQHRCDSPCPHRDHRAASSQVPHGSPYLDRGDPQVRGSTRSDYRMAPPQGPHRASTRSDYRVDLHQGGSSEAAGGEPFKPYRHAQL; from the exons ATGCTAAGTGctcaaaaaacaaaaatggaTCACTTGGCCTATGGAATATGTTGTATTTTGCTTAtgattggtcatcttgatgctAATACGTCCCCAGTTAAGGCGCCCGTCCCAGTTAAGGCGCCCGTCCCAGCTAAGGCGCCCGTCCCAGTTAAGGCGCCCGTCCCAGTTAAGGCGCCTGTCGCGCCCGCTAACACAAAGGAATTTGGTCTAGATGCAGCGCAGAGAACAAAAATTGTGGACGACCATAATACATTGAGGAGCGCTTTACCAGCGGCCGACATGGCTAGAATT GCTTGGTGGACTGAAGGCGCGAAGGAAGCCGGTAAACTTGTAGCGACCTGCTCAGAGAAAGTGGTAACAAAATTCGGCCAAGTGGTCATCTTCTCCACGGCGGCTGGTTTCAAACCTGAAGGCCTTGTGGACGAGGTCAAGAAGCAGCAGAACGCCTATAGTGACGTGACAAATCAGTGTATTTATAAGGCGGGAAAATGTGAGGATTACAGACAG aTTATCGTCGGATCAAACAAGTTTGTCGGTTGCGCACTGAAGTCTTGCGCAGCTGGGACGTTCACCAAAGCTGATGGGAAAAAAGAAGCAAAGGCCGTTCAACTCATCATCTGTCTTTACCCGGCTCA GGCTGACACCGGACAGCAGAAACACCAGTACACCAAAGGAACTCACTGTACCAAATGCGACACCATTTCTCCCGGACTCTGGTGCAAAGACCAACTTTGCACATCACAAG ATCAGTGTACCGACGACGTAGCTGTATGTGTATCTGTTGATAGTGCAAAATGCACAAGTGATGCAAACGCCAAGAAGAAGTGTCCAATGAAATGCAAGACTTGCA CTTGTAAGCTCGAATGTGAGAACTGTGGTAAGCAGTCACCCCAAGGGTGTGGCTGTGACTGTATCCCGGGTTACTATGGAGGGATATGCAGAG AACCGTGCAAGGATCATTCAACCACCAACTGCACGAAAGACACCGTTCACACGTGCCAACTTTATACCAAGAAACGCGACATGTGCCCTCTTTTATGCGGACTATGTC AGTACGAGGCAAATCCAGCTTGCAAGGCGCCTCCTGGACCTACATCACTGAACCAGGTGTCGAATGCCATCATGGACGCTGGTCGGACCATTGACTGTCGCAAGGAGATCTGGTGCTTGAAGGGCCGGCCCTATCTTCACGGCAGCACGTGTAAATGTCGGTGCCAGGATGGTTGGCAGGGCAAGCTGTGCAACA AAAAGACAATTGATGCTGAAAATGGTGTCATATTGACTATTCAAGGCAATAAGGATAAG TACGGGAGCATCCAAGCCAAGTTACGAGAGCTGATTGCAAATGAGATGAATAAATTCTGTAAAGAGAATATCAACAGATGCTGTCCATTCGAACGAGACCAAAACAA CATTTCCAAAGACGCCAAGTATACCGACATCAACCGTATCCGTGTGGGAACTGGCTACCCGGACTTTGCCAAAGATGGTACCTTCACTCTGCTGATCTATGCCATGTATCAACCTGACAACAGCCTGTGTACGGACATAGGGACCAAGCTGAAGAGGAAGAAAAGGGAGGTCACAACAG GATGTCTCGTTGGATTTAGGAAAATAAACGACAAATGCACTT aTGATGTGAAGGTCCCCCGGCAAATCATCTACGACTCCTTGAGGAACCGCCGCTCTGAAATGAACAAGGACATGTGCTGTGGCGCGGTAATCGACACCGTGACCTTGGCCGCTGCATATGTGAAACCCTATGTCAACCAGAGGGCCGACATCAAGACAGTTTTCCACGACTGGGAGCGAATCCTCATCATAATGGGAATCATCATGGGTGGATTTATGATCTTCATCGTCTTAGCCATCTTCTACACAAATAAGAA GACGCAAACGAAGCTTATGCTGGCAACAGAACGGGAATCGAAGAAAGGCGACAACTTCCTGATGCGAATGGAACAGACGAAGCAGCAGAAGCTACAGCAGGAGAAGGACTCCAGGATCGCGTATGAGCGCGAGATGAGGAGGATCAACCCGCAGTGGACCCCCGATGACGACATTCCCGCCCAGGCGGAGGTGGGGTATGAACCATACAATACAGGGCCAAGTGCGCATAAAGGAGGCTTCGAGCATGAGCACGACTGTCCCCAGCATCGCTGCGACAGCCCTTGTCCCCATCGGGATCACCGTGCAGCTAGCTCACAGGTACCCCATGGCAGTCCGTACTTGGATCGCGGTGACCCGCAGGTCCGCGGAAGCACGCGCTCTGATTACCGCATGGCCCCGCCACAGGGACCGCACCGCGCAAGCACGCGGTCGGATTACCGCGTTGATCTACATCAGGGTGGGTCGTCGGAGGCAGCTGGGGGCGAGCCATTCAAGCCCTATAGGCATGCTCAGCTTTAA
- the LOC135486495 gene encoding uncharacterized protein LOC135486495 isoform X3: MLSAQKTKMDHLAYGICCILLMIGHLDANTSPVKAPVPVKAPVPAKAPVPVKAPVPVKAPVAPANTKEFGLDAAQRTKIVDDHNTLRSALPAADMARIAWWTEGAKEAGKLVATCSEKVVTKFGQVVIFSTAAGFKPEGLVDEVKKQQNAYSDVTNQCIYKAGKCEDYRQIIVGSNKFVGCALKSCAAGTFTKADGKKEAKAVQLIICLYPAQADTGQQKHQYTKGTHCTKCDTISPGLWCKDQLCTSQDQCTDDVAVCVSVDSAKCTSDANAKKKCPMKCKTCTCKLECENCGKQSPQGCGCDCIPGYYGGICREPCKDHSTTNCTKDTVHTCQLYTKKRDMCPLLCGLCQYEANPACKAPPGPTSLNQVSNAIMDAGRTIDCRKEIWCLKGRPYLHGSTCKCRCQDGWQGKLCNKKTIDAENGVILTIQGNKDKYGSIQAKLRELIANEMNKFCKENINRCCPFERDQNNISKDAKYTDINRIRVGTGYPDFAKDGTFTLLIYAMYQPDNSLCTDIGTKLKRKKREVTTGCLVGFRKINDKCTYDVKVPRQIIYDSLRNRRSEMNKDMCCGAVIDTVTLAAAYVKPYVNQRADIKTVFHDWERILIIMGIIMGGFMIFIVLAIFYTNKKTQTKLMLATERESKKGDNFLMRMEQTKQQKLQQEKDSRIAYEREMRRINPQWTPDDDIPAQAEVGYEPYNTGPSAHKGGFEHEHDCPQHRCDSPCPHRDHRAASSQSRLI, from the exons ATGCTAAGTGctcaaaaaacaaaaatggaTCACTTGGCCTATGGAATATGTTGTATTTTGCTTAtgattggtcatcttgatgctAATACGTCCCCAGTTAAGGCGCCCGTCCCAGTTAAGGCGCCCGTCCCAGCTAAGGCGCCCGTCCCAGTTAAGGCGCCCGTCCCAGTTAAGGCGCCTGTCGCGCCCGCTAACACAAAGGAATTTGGTCTAGATGCAGCGCAGAGAACAAAAATTGTGGACGACCATAATACATTGAGGAGCGCTTTACCAGCGGCCGACATGGCTAGAATT GCTTGGTGGACTGAAGGCGCGAAGGAAGCCGGTAAACTTGTAGCGACCTGCTCAGAGAAAGTGGTAACAAAATTCGGCCAAGTGGTCATCTTCTCCACGGCGGCTGGTTTCAAACCTGAAGGCCTTGTGGACGAGGTCAAGAAGCAGCAGAACGCCTATAGTGACGTGACAAATCAGTGTATTTATAAGGCGGGAAAATGTGAGGATTACAGACAG aTTATCGTCGGATCAAACAAGTTTGTCGGTTGCGCACTGAAGTCTTGCGCAGCTGGGACGTTCACCAAAGCTGATGGGAAAAAAGAAGCAAAGGCCGTTCAACTCATCATCTGTCTTTACCCGGCTCA GGCTGACACCGGACAGCAGAAACACCAGTACACCAAAGGAACTCACTGTACCAAATGCGACACCATTTCTCCCGGACTCTGGTGCAAAGACCAACTTTGCACATCACAAG ATCAGTGTACCGACGACGTAGCTGTATGTGTATCTGTTGATAGTGCAAAATGCACAAGTGATGCAAACGCCAAGAAGAAGTGTCCAATGAAATGCAAGACTTGCA CTTGTAAGCTCGAATGTGAGAACTGTGGTAAGCAGTCACCCCAAGGGTGTGGCTGTGACTGTATCCCGGGTTACTATGGAGGGATATGCAGAG AACCGTGCAAGGATCATTCAACCACCAACTGCACGAAAGACACCGTTCACACGTGCCAACTTTATACCAAGAAACGCGACATGTGCCCTCTTTTATGCGGACTATGTC AGTACGAGGCAAATCCAGCTTGCAAGGCGCCTCCTGGACCTACATCACTGAACCAGGTGTCGAATGCCATCATGGACGCTGGTCGGACCATTGACTGTCGCAAGGAGATCTGGTGCTTGAAGGGCCGGCCCTATCTTCACGGCAGCACGTGTAAATGTCGGTGCCAGGATGGTTGGCAGGGCAAGCTGTGCAACA AAAAGACAATTGATGCTGAAAATGGTGTCATATTGACTATTCAAGGCAATAAGGATAAG TACGGGAGCATCCAAGCCAAGTTACGAGAGCTGATTGCAAATGAGATGAATAAATTCTGTAAAGAGAATATCAACAGATGCTGTCCATTCGAACGAGACCAAAACAA CATTTCCAAAGACGCCAAGTATACCGACATCAACCGTATCCGTGTGGGAACTGGCTACCCGGACTTTGCCAAAGATGGTACCTTCACTCTGCTGATCTATGCCATGTATCAACCTGACAACAGCCTGTGTACGGACATAGGGACCAAGCTGAAGAGGAAGAAAAGGGAGGTCACAACAG GATGTCTCGTTGGATTTAGGAAAATAAACGACAAATGCACTT aTGATGTGAAGGTCCCCCGGCAAATCATCTACGACTCCTTGAGGAACCGCCGCTCTGAAATGAACAAGGACATGTGCTGTGGCGCGGTAATCGACACCGTGACCTTGGCCGCTGCATATGTGAAACCCTATGTCAACCAGAGGGCCGACATCAAGACAGTTTTCCACGACTGGGAGCGAATCCTCATCATAATGGGAATCATCATGGGTGGATTTATGATCTTCATCGTCTTAGCCATCTTCTACACAAATAAGAA GACGCAAACGAAGCTTATGCTGGCAACAGAACGGGAATCGAAGAAAGGCGACAACTTCCTGATGCGAATGGAACAGACGAAGCAGCAGAAGCTACAGCAGGAGAAGGACTCCAGGATCGCGTATGAGCGCGAGATGAGGAGGATCAACCCGCAGTGGACCCCCGATGACGACATTCCCGCCCAGGCGGAGGTGGGGTATGAACCATACAATACAGGGCCAAGTGCGCATAAAGGAGGCTTCGAGCATGAGCACGACTGTCCCCAGCATCGCTGCGACAGCCCTTGTCCCCATCGGGATCACCGTGCAGCTAGCTCACAG TCTCGCTTAATTTAA
- the LOC135486495 gene encoding uncharacterized protein LOC135486495 isoform X4, translating into MLSAQKTKMDHLAYGICCILLMIGHLDANTSPVKAPVPVKAPVPAKAPVPVKAPVPVKAPVAPANTKEFGLDAAQRTKIVDDHNTLRSALPAADMARIAWWTEGAKEAGKLVATCSEKVVTKFGQVVIFSTAAGFKPEGLVDEVKKQQNAYSDVTNQCIYKAGKCEDYRQIIVGSNKFVGCALKSCAAGTFTKADGKKEAKAVQLIICLYPAQADTGQQKHQYTKGTHCTKCDTISPGLWCKDQLCTSQDQCTDDVAVCVSVDSAKCTSDANAKKKCPMKCKTCTCKLECENCGKQSPQGCGCDCIPGYYGGICREPCKDHSTTNCTKDTVHTCQLYTKKRDMCPLLCGLCQYEANPACKAPPGPTSLNQVSNAIMDAGRTIDCRKEIWCLKGRPYLHGSTCKCRCQDGWQGKLCNKKTIDAENGVILTIQGNKDKYGSIQAKLRELIANEMNKFCKENINRCCPFERDQNNISKDAKYTDINRIRVGTGYPDFAKDGTFTLLIYAMYQPDNSLCTDIGTKLKRKKREVTTGCLVGFRKINDKCTYDVKVPRQIIYDSLRNRRSEMNKDMCCGAVIDTVTLAAAYVKPYVNQRADIKTVFHDWERILIIMGIIMGGFMIFIVLAIFYTNKKTQTKLMLATERESKKGDNFLMRMEQTKQQKLQQEKDSRIAYEREMRRINPQWTPDDDIPAQAEVGLA; encoded by the exons ATGCTAAGTGctcaaaaaacaaaaatggaTCACTTGGCCTATGGAATATGTTGTATTTTGCTTAtgattggtcatcttgatgctAATACGTCCCCAGTTAAGGCGCCCGTCCCAGTTAAGGCGCCCGTCCCAGCTAAGGCGCCCGTCCCAGTTAAGGCGCCCGTCCCAGTTAAGGCGCCTGTCGCGCCCGCTAACACAAAGGAATTTGGTCTAGATGCAGCGCAGAGAACAAAAATTGTGGACGACCATAATACATTGAGGAGCGCTTTACCAGCGGCCGACATGGCTAGAATT GCTTGGTGGACTGAAGGCGCGAAGGAAGCCGGTAAACTTGTAGCGACCTGCTCAGAGAAAGTGGTAACAAAATTCGGCCAAGTGGTCATCTTCTCCACGGCGGCTGGTTTCAAACCTGAAGGCCTTGTGGACGAGGTCAAGAAGCAGCAGAACGCCTATAGTGACGTGACAAATCAGTGTATTTATAAGGCGGGAAAATGTGAGGATTACAGACAG aTTATCGTCGGATCAAACAAGTTTGTCGGTTGCGCACTGAAGTCTTGCGCAGCTGGGACGTTCACCAAAGCTGATGGGAAAAAAGAAGCAAAGGCCGTTCAACTCATCATCTGTCTTTACCCGGCTCA GGCTGACACCGGACAGCAGAAACACCAGTACACCAAAGGAACTCACTGTACCAAATGCGACACCATTTCTCCCGGACTCTGGTGCAAAGACCAACTTTGCACATCACAAG ATCAGTGTACCGACGACGTAGCTGTATGTGTATCTGTTGATAGTGCAAAATGCACAAGTGATGCAAACGCCAAGAAGAAGTGTCCAATGAAATGCAAGACTTGCA CTTGTAAGCTCGAATGTGAGAACTGTGGTAAGCAGTCACCCCAAGGGTGTGGCTGTGACTGTATCCCGGGTTACTATGGAGGGATATGCAGAG AACCGTGCAAGGATCATTCAACCACCAACTGCACGAAAGACACCGTTCACACGTGCCAACTTTATACCAAGAAACGCGACATGTGCCCTCTTTTATGCGGACTATGTC AGTACGAGGCAAATCCAGCTTGCAAGGCGCCTCCTGGACCTACATCACTGAACCAGGTGTCGAATGCCATCATGGACGCTGGTCGGACCATTGACTGTCGCAAGGAGATCTGGTGCTTGAAGGGCCGGCCCTATCTTCACGGCAGCACGTGTAAATGTCGGTGCCAGGATGGTTGGCAGGGCAAGCTGTGCAACA AAAAGACAATTGATGCTGAAAATGGTGTCATATTGACTATTCAAGGCAATAAGGATAAG TACGGGAGCATCCAAGCCAAGTTACGAGAGCTGATTGCAAATGAGATGAATAAATTCTGTAAAGAGAATATCAACAGATGCTGTCCATTCGAACGAGACCAAAACAA CATTTCCAAAGACGCCAAGTATACCGACATCAACCGTATCCGTGTGGGAACTGGCTACCCGGACTTTGCCAAAGATGGTACCTTCACTCTGCTGATCTATGCCATGTATCAACCTGACAACAGCCTGTGTACGGACATAGGGACCAAGCTGAAGAGGAAGAAAAGGGAGGTCACAACAG GATGTCTCGTTGGATTTAGGAAAATAAACGACAAATGCACTT aTGATGTGAAGGTCCCCCGGCAAATCATCTACGACTCCTTGAGGAACCGCCGCTCTGAAATGAACAAGGACATGTGCTGTGGCGCGGTAATCGACACCGTGACCTTGGCCGCTGCATATGTGAAACCCTATGTCAACCAGAGGGCCGACATCAAGACAGTTTTCCACGACTGGGAGCGAATCCTCATCATAATGGGAATCATCATGGGTGGATTTATGATCTTCATCGTCTTAGCCATCTTCTACACAAATAAGAA GACGCAAACGAAGCTTATGCTGGCAACAGAACGGGAATCGAAGAAAGGCGACAACTTCCTGATGCGAATGGAACAGACGAAGCAGCAGAAGCTACAGCAGGAGAAGGACTCCAGGATCGCGTATGAGCGCGAGATGAGGAGGATCAACCCGCAGTGGACCCCCGATGACGACATTCCCGCCCAGGCGGAGGTGGG TCTCGCTTAA
- the LOC135486495 gene encoding uncharacterized protein LOC135486495 isoform X2, with product MLSAQKTKMDHLAYGICCILLMIGHLDANTSPVKAPVPVKAPVPAKAPVPVKAPVPVKAPVAPANTKEFGLDAAQRTKIVDDHNTLRSALPAADMARIAWWTEGAKEAGKLVATCSEKVVTKFGQVVIFSTAAGFKPEGLVDEVKKQQNAYSDVTNQCIYKAGKCEDYRQIIVGSNKFVGCALKSCAAGTFTKADGKKEAKAVQLIICLYPAQADTGQQKHQYTKGTHCTKCDTISPGLWCKDQLCTSQDQCTDDVAVCVSVDSAKCTSDANAKKKCPMKCKTCTCKLECENCGKQSPQGCGCDCIPGYYGGICREPCKDHSTTNCTKDTVHTCQLYTKKRDMCPLLCGLCQYEANPACKAPPGPTSLNQVSNAIMDAGRTIDCRKEIWCLKGRPYLHGSTCKCRCQDGWQGKLCNKKTIDAENGVILTIQGNKDKYGSIQAKLRELIANEMNKFCKENINRCCPFERDQNNISKDAKYTDINRIRVGTGYPDFAKDGTFTLLIYAMYQPDNSLCTDIGTKLKRKKREVTTDDVKVPRQIIYDSLRNRRSEMNKDMCCGAVIDTVTLAAAYVKPYVNQRADIKTVFHDWERILIIMGIIMGGFMIFIVLAIFYTNKKTQTKLMLATERESKKGDNFLMRMEQTKQQKLQQEKDSRIAYEREMRRINPQWTPDDDIPAQAEVGYEPYNTGPSAHKGGFEHEHDCPQHRCDSPCPHRDHRAASSQVPHGSPYLDRGDPQVRGSTRSDYRMAPPQGPHRASTRSDYRVDLHQGGSSEAAGGEPFKPYRHAQL from the exons ATGCTAAGTGctcaaaaaacaaaaatggaTCACTTGGCCTATGGAATATGTTGTATTTTGCTTAtgattggtcatcttgatgctAATACGTCCCCAGTTAAGGCGCCCGTCCCAGTTAAGGCGCCCGTCCCAGCTAAGGCGCCCGTCCCAGTTAAGGCGCCCGTCCCAGTTAAGGCGCCTGTCGCGCCCGCTAACACAAAGGAATTTGGTCTAGATGCAGCGCAGAGAACAAAAATTGTGGACGACCATAATACATTGAGGAGCGCTTTACCAGCGGCCGACATGGCTAGAATT GCTTGGTGGACTGAAGGCGCGAAGGAAGCCGGTAAACTTGTAGCGACCTGCTCAGAGAAAGTGGTAACAAAATTCGGCCAAGTGGTCATCTTCTCCACGGCGGCTGGTTTCAAACCTGAAGGCCTTGTGGACGAGGTCAAGAAGCAGCAGAACGCCTATAGTGACGTGACAAATCAGTGTATTTATAAGGCGGGAAAATGTGAGGATTACAGACAG aTTATCGTCGGATCAAACAAGTTTGTCGGTTGCGCACTGAAGTCTTGCGCAGCTGGGACGTTCACCAAAGCTGATGGGAAAAAAGAAGCAAAGGCCGTTCAACTCATCATCTGTCTTTACCCGGCTCA GGCTGACACCGGACAGCAGAAACACCAGTACACCAAAGGAACTCACTGTACCAAATGCGACACCATTTCTCCCGGACTCTGGTGCAAAGACCAACTTTGCACATCACAAG ATCAGTGTACCGACGACGTAGCTGTATGTGTATCTGTTGATAGTGCAAAATGCACAAGTGATGCAAACGCCAAGAAGAAGTGTCCAATGAAATGCAAGACTTGCA CTTGTAAGCTCGAATGTGAGAACTGTGGTAAGCAGTCACCCCAAGGGTGTGGCTGTGACTGTATCCCGGGTTACTATGGAGGGATATGCAGAG AACCGTGCAAGGATCATTCAACCACCAACTGCACGAAAGACACCGTTCACACGTGCCAACTTTATACCAAGAAACGCGACATGTGCCCTCTTTTATGCGGACTATGTC AGTACGAGGCAAATCCAGCTTGCAAGGCGCCTCCTGGACCTACATCACTGAACCAGGTGTCGAATGCCATCATGGACGCTGGTCGGACCATTGACTGTCGCAAGGAGATCTGGTGCTTGAAGGGCCGGCCCTATCTTCACGGCAGCACGTGTAAATGTCGGTGCCAGGATGGTTGGCAGGGCAAGCTGTGCAACA AAAAGACAATTGATGCTGAAAATGGTGTCATATTGACTATTCAAGGCAATAAGGATAAG TACGGGAGCATCCAAGCCAAGTTACGAGAGCTGATTGCAAATGAGATGAATAAATTCTGTAAAGAGAATATCAACAGATGCTGTCCATTCGAACGAGACCAAAACAA CATTTCCAAAGACGCCAAGTATACCGACATCAACCGTATCCGTGTGGGAACTGGCTACCCGGACTTTGCCAAAGATGGTACCTTCACTCTGCTGATCTATGCCATGTATCAACCTGACAACAGCCTGTGTACGGACATAGGGACCAAGCTGAAGAGGAAGAAAAGGGAGGTCACAACAG aTGATGTGAAGGTCCCCCGGCAAATCATCTACGACTCCTTGAGGAACCGCCGCTCTGAAATGAACAAGGACATGTGCTGTGGCGCGGTAATCGACACCGTGACCTTGGCCGCTGCATATGTGAAACCCTATGTCAACCAGAGGGCCGACATCAAGACAGTTTTCCACGACTGGGAGCGAATCCTCATCATAATGGGAATCATCATGGGTGGATTTATGATCTTCATCGTCTTAGCCATCTTCTACACAAATAAGAA GACGCAAACGAAGCTTATGCTGGCAACAGAACGGGAATCGAAGAAAGGCGACAACTTCCTGATGCGAATGGAACAGACGAAGCAGCAGAAGCTACAGCAGGAGAAGGACTCCAGGATCGCGTATGAGCGCGAGATGAGGAGGATCAACCCGCAGTGGACCCCCGATGACGACATTCCCGCCCAGGCGGAGGTGGGGTATGAACCATACAATACAGGGCCAAGTGCGCATAAAGGAGGCTTCGAGCATGAGCACGACTGTCCCCAGCATCGCTGCGACAGCCCTTGTCCCCATCGGGATCACCGTGCAGCTAGCTCACAGGTACCCCATGGCAGTCCGTACTTGGATCGCGGTGACCCGCAGGTCCGCGGAAGCACGCGCTCTGATTACCGCATGGCCCCGCCACAGGGACCGCACCGCGCAAGCACGCGGTCGGATTACCGCGTTGATCTACATCAGGGTGGGTCGTCGGAGGCAGCTGGGGGCGAGCCATTCAAGCCCTATAGGCATGCTCAGCTTTAA